In Zingiber officinale cultivar Zhangliang chromosome 3B, Zo_v1.1, whole genome shotgun sequence, a single window of DNA contains:
- the LOC121968117 gene encoding cingulin-like isoform X1, which produces MGIVISRYRSRAAIRRRELLAKAAALEEELKEARRAREHDARAFAAKEAEWEAERREQAEEAGRLRRRLEAAEEAAAAAASGGADDHYFVVEQMREEQARREEAVEKWKQLYLAIKTELDDLIRRTRPGGRLYKQAEEEEGMIEHLQKELKAKEVAIETLTSRAKVMEQEVSKRDREIDILRQSLRILSDKRRSRSGKNRLRYLYS; this is translated from the exons ATGGGAATCGTCATTAGCAGGTACCGCTCGCGCGCCGCCATTCGCCGGCGGGAGCTGCTCGCCAAGGCGGCGGCGCTGGAGGAGGAGCTGAAGGAGGCGCGGCGGGCGCGGGAGCACGACGCGAGGGCCTTCGCGGCGAAGGAGGCGGAGTGGGAGGCTGAGCGGCGGGAGCAGGCGGAGGAAGCGGGCCGGCTCCGGCGGCGCCTAGAGGCGGCGGAGgaggccgccgccgccgccgccagcgGCGGCGCCGACGACCACTACTTCGTCGTCGAGCAGATGAGGGAGGAGCAGGCGCGCCGCGAGGAGGCGGTCGAGAAGTGGAAGCAGCTCTACCTCGCCATCAAAACCGAGCTCGACGATCTCATTCGAAGAACTCGACCag GGGGAAGGCTATACAAGCaagcagaagaggaagaaggcaTGATAGAGCACCTGCAGAAGGAGCTCAAGGCAAAGGAAGTTGCGATCGAGACACTAACATCGCGCGCCAAAGTGATGGAACAAGAGGTTTCGAAAAGGGATCGGGAGATCGATATCCTGAGGCAGAGTTTGAGAATTTTGAGCGATAAAAGGAGGAGCCGAAGTGGAAAGAACCGACTCAGATACTTGTACTCATGA
- the LOC121968117 gene encoding translation initiation factor IF-2-like isoform X2: protein MGIVISRYRSRAAIRRRELLAKAAALEEELKEARRAREHDARAFAAKEAEWEAERREQAEEAGRLRRRLEAAEEAAAAAASGGADDHYFVVEQMREEQARREEAVEKWKQLYLAIKTELDDLIRRTRPGILFRALFMRNMCSPFLEYNSVSGVL, encoded by the exons ATGGGAATCGTCATTAGCAGGTACCGCTCGCGCGCCGCCATTCGCCGGCGGGAGCTGCTCGCCAAGGCGGCGGCGCTGGAGGAGGAGCTGAAGGAGGCGCGGCGGGCGCGGGAGCACGACGCGAGGGCCTTCGCGGCGAAGGAGGCGGAGTGGGAGGCTGAGCGGCGGGAGCAGGCGGAGGAAGCGGGCCGGCTCCGGCGGCGCCTAGAGGCGGCGGAGgaggccgccgccgccgccgccagcgGCGGCGCCGACGACCACTACTTCGTCGTCGAGCAGATGAGGGAGGAGCAGGCGCGCCGCGAGGAGGCGGTCGAGAAGTGGAAGCAGCTCTACCTCGCCATCAAAACCGAGCTCGACGATCTCATTCGAAGAACTCGACCag GCATACTATTTCGAGCACTTTTCATGCGGAATATGTGCAGTCCGTTCCTTGAATACAACTCTGTCAGTGGTGTACTGTAA